One Pirellulales bacterium DNA window includes the following coding sequences:
- a CDS encoding ABC transporter permease — MTQSAELERYAALLKEAEQIHGVSLARDAWRRLRRNPVAVVSLVFLIVISLLAFLTPILPLQSPYAVDTSISFSSPMARPLFVETIKVDKSGSAEAAAAADWINKQFGDINGFNRALVKLRVQLFGKWSLNSLLGRDELGRDLLARLFWGARVSLIVGLVATLVSLVIGVSYGAIAGYFGGSIDNIMMRLVDVLYSIPFIFLVIFLVTILGEDSTKVAWLGGMTVKDWLEVHGIDRITIFFVVVGAIYWLTMARVVRGQVISLKHEQFVEAARTIGAGRWRIIFRHLVPNVFSIVIVYLTLTIPQVMLFEAFLSFLGLGVQAPAVSWGLLANQGFRVISPLKIYWWLFVFPSLALGLTLFSLNFLGDGLRDALDPRLKNK; from the coding sequence ATGACACAATCCGCCGAACTTGAACGCTACGCCGCGCTGCTGAAGGAAGCGGAGCAAATTCACGGCGTTTCGCTGGCGCGGGATGCCTGGCGGCGGTTGCGGCGGAATCCGGTGGCGGTGGTATCGCTGGTGTTTCTGATTGTCATTTCGCTGTTGGCGTTTCTTACGCCCATATTGCCGCTGCAATCGCCGTATGCCGTCGATACCAGCATTAGCTTTTCATCGCCGATGGCCAGGCCACTGTTCGTCGAAACAATTAAAGTCGACAAATCCGGCAGCGCCGAAGCTGCCGCCGCCGCGGATTGGATCAACAAGCAATTCGGCGACATCAATGGCTTCAACCGGGCGTTGGTGAAATTGCGGGTGCAGCTATTCGGCAAATGGTCGCTCAACAGCCTCTTGGGTCGGGATGAACTCGGCCGCGATCTTCTGGCCCGCTTGTTTTGGGGCGCACGTGTTTCGCTGATCGTGGGCTTAGTTGCCACGTTGGTATCTTTGGTGATTGGCGTTTCGTACGGCGCGATCGCCGGATATTTTGGCGGCAGCATCGATAACATCATGATGCGGCTGGTCGACGTGCTGTATTCCATCCCGTTTATTTTTTTGGTGATTTTTTTGGTGACGATTCTCGGTGAAGATTCGACGAAGGTAGCTTGGCTTGGCGGCATGACGGTCAAGGATTGGTTAGAAGTACATGGCATCGATCGTATTACGATTTTTTTTGTTGTCGTGGGGGCCATTTACTGGCTGACGATGGCCCGGGTAGTGCGTGGGCAGGTAATTTCACTGAAGCACGAGCAATTTGTGGAAGCGGCCCGCACCATCGGCGCCGGGCGGTGGCGCATCATTTTCCGTCACTTGGTTCCCAACGTGTTTAGCATTGTAATTGTGTACCTGACGCTTACGATTCCGCAGGTGATGTTGTTCGAAGCGTTTTTGTCGTTTTTGGGCTTGGGAGTGCAAGCGCCGGCGGTTTCCTGGGGGCTGTTGGCGAACCAGGGCTTCCGTGTGATTTCCCCGCTGAAAATTTATTGGTGGCTGTTTGTGTTTCCCAGCTTGGCCCTGGGACTGACGTTGTTTTCGTTGAACTTTTTGGGCGATGGCTTGCGCGACGCGCTGGATCCACGATTGAAAAATAAATGA
- a CDS encoding ABC transporter ATP-binding protein, with protein MSLLEIENLGVEFRTDEGIVRAVDGISLAIEPGETLGIVGESGSGKSVSSLAILGLVPQPPGKITSGQAIFEGQNLLAMPQRKLASIRGNRIAMIFQDPMTSLNPFLTIAQQLTEVTQLHLRHTHEQALKHAISMLERVGIPAPARRIHDYPHQFSGGMRQRVMIAMALACKPALLIADEPTTALDVTIQAQILELMKELQRAEGTAIILITHDLGVVANICRRVNVMYAGRFVEEAPVDDLFARPRHPYTLGLLQSIPRLDATQEALTPIRGQPPDLIHLPTGCAFHPRCPNIIDRCPKEVPPLFPGERDVRYACFNPARQ; from the coding sequence ATGTCCCTTCTGGAAATCGAAAATCTCGGCGTCGAGTTTCGCACCGACGAAGGCATCGTGCGCGCCGTCGACGGTATTTCTCTGGCGATTGAGCCCGGCGAAACCTTGGGCATTGTCGGCGAAAGCGGCTCAGGAAAAAGCGTTTCCAGTTTGGCCATTTTGGGCCTCGTGCCGCAGCCGCCGGGAAAAATTACCAGCGGCCAGGCCATCTTCGAAGGGCAAAATTTGCTGGCCATGCCGCAGCGGAAATTGGCGAGTATCCGCGGCAATCGCATCGCCATGATCTTTCAAGACCCAATGACTTCTCTCAATCCATTTCTCACCATTGCGCAGCAGTTAACCGAAGTCACGCAATTGCACTTGCGGCACACGCACGAACAAGCGCTGAAGCATGCCATTTCTATGTTGGAGCGGGTGGGCATTCCCGCGCCGGCCCGGCGAATTCACGATTACCCGCATCAATTTTCCGGCGGTATGCGGCAGCGCGTGATGATTGCCATGGCCCTGGCCTGTAAGCCCGCCCTGCTAATTGCCGACGAGCCAACCACGGCCCTGGACGTAACCATTCAGGCCCAAATTTTGGAATTGATGAAAGAATTGCAGCGAGCCGAAGGGACCGCCATCATTCTCATCACGCACGATCTGGGCGTGGTGGCCAACATTTGCCGCCGTGTGAACGTGATGTATGCCGGCCGCTTTGTCGAAGAAGCCCCGGTGGACGATTTATTCGCCCGGCCCCGGCATCCGTACACGCTGGGCCTGCTGCAATCGATTCCCCGGCTCGATGCTACCCAGGAAGCGCTCACGCCCATCCGTGGCCAACCGCCTGATTTAATTCACTTGCCCACGGGCTGCGCCTTCCATCCGCGCTGCCCGAACATCATCGACCGCTGCCCGAAAGAAGTGCCGCCGTTATTTCCCGGCGAGCGGGACGTCCGCTATGCGTGCTTTAATCCAGCGCGGCAATAA